In a genomic window of Micromonospora cremea:
- a CDS encoding spermidine synthase codes for MGRKRAGDRVVEQVDTGQAELIPDPDRPGSWTLLLDGAPQSHVDLNDPTHLEFEYVRRLAAAIDLIAPAGEPLRVLHLGGGALTLPRYVSATRPGSTQRVSEVDGALVELVRRALPWPADARLRVRVEDARAVLAATRDASYDVVVADVFAGARTPAHLTSVEYAAEVARVLRPAGWYLANLADGPPLRHARGQVATVRSVLPRACLVGDAAVLRGRRYGNLVLVAGRTTPPVAELTRRAAGDWFPGRVVAGDELDRFAGGAPVVRDADATGSDPPPPGLFSVRR; via the coding sequence ATGGGACGCAAGCGGGCGGGTGACCGGGTGGTCGAGCAGGTGGACACCGGGCAGGCCGAGCTGATCCCGGATCCGGACCGTCCCGGCTCGTGGACGCTGCTGCTGGACGGCGCGCCGCAGTCGCACGTCGACCTGAACGATCCCACCCATCTGGAGTTCGAGTACGTCCGGCGGCTGGCCGCGGCGATCGACCTGATCGCGCCGGCCGGCGAGCCGCTGCGGGTGCTGCACCTCGGCGGTGGGGCGTTGACGCTGCCCCGGTACGTCTCCGCCACCCGGCCCGGCTCCACGCAGCGGGTGTCGGAGGTGGACGGGGCGCTGGTGGAGCTGGTCCGCCGGGCGCTGCCGTGGCCGGCCGATGCCCGGCTGCGGGTCCGGGTCGAGGACGCCCGGGCCGTGCTGGCCGCCACCCGGGACGCCAGCTACGACGTGGTGGTCGCCGACGTGTTCGCCGGCGCTCGCACCCCGGCCCACCTCACCTCAGTGGAGTACGCGGCCGAGGTGGCCCGGGTGCTCCGCCCGGCGGGCTGGTACCTGGCGAACCTCGCCGACGGCCCGCCGCTGCGGCACGCCCGTGGGCAGGTCGCCACGGTCCGTTCGGTGCTGCCCCGGGCCTGCCTGGTCGGGGACGCGGCCGTGCTGCGCGGGCGTCGGTACGGCAACCTCGTGCTGGTCGCCGGGCGGACGACGCCGCCGGTGGCCGAGCTGACCCGGCGGGCTGCCGGCGACTGGTTCCCCGGCCGGGTGGTGGCCGGCGACGAGCTGGACCGCTTCGCCGGCGGCGCGCCCGTGGTGCGGGACGCCGACGCCACCGGCTCCGACCCGCCACCGCCGGGCCTGTTCTCCGTCCGCCGCTGA